A stretch of DNA from Kwoniella mangroviensis CBS 8507 chromosome 1 map unlocalized Ctg01, whole genome shotgun sequence:
CTTCTGGCTGCATTTGTAGCCATTGCTTTTGGTATTAACGCCCTGCAATCGGAAGATAGGGTTAAGCTGCAATTCATATTTGCAGAAAGCAGGAAGCAACTCACCGTTCTCGAATGTTTGGtcatttcatctccatctctctgctcctcatcttcgtcagaaGCCTAGAAACCAGCTGAAATCAGTGATCCGTCTGACTCTCCAGGTCCAATCGTCCACTTACTTCTGGATCTTCCAAGCTGCCCTCGATGACACCAgcaatcatatcatccaGAGCATCTCTTGCCGTTCTTGACGCTTTCTCCCAGCCCGGTCCAGAAGGCAAATTATGCTCTGTGGCTACTGTTATATCCATATTTGCCATTTGGTGTATCTTCGACGATCCAGCTATAGCATTAGTCTCGGATCGCTCTATCACAGGAGGGAAGAGCGTGATTGATTTCGTCTGACCAAGTCGAGTTCGCTTTCTTAGTGATTCTTCGGTATCCGAATCAGAAGCAGTGGGTTCGCGTTTTCTGTACACGATCGAAGGAGTCAGCACATTTCCTTGGCAAAGGCTGTTGTTTGTACATACCTAGTTATAGGAACGCTTTGACCTCTCAACTGATCCGTAATATCGAATATCCTAGAAGTGGGTCGTATGGCGTTCGCAGAGACTGCTCGAGAAAAGGACGTTTTGGGAAAGCTCAACCAAGGTGTAGGATCGAGTTTTCTTCCCTATCGTGATTTGAGAACCTGTCAGTCATTGTCATTTGAGACGATTTATGAGATTTAATTTACAGCCATCTTGCACTGGACTACCCAGTCCCACTTGACACATACTGTACCCTGGGGAAGTTCGCTCAATGTCTCCAAACCCAGCTTCGCCGCTAGGAGAGAAACAGATTTCCCTACGTCATAGATTACATGGGTGATAGCGGTATCAGGTTGTAGAACAACTTGACCGCCGAGATTCGTAATCTATAAAATGGTAACatgaatcatcagctttattTTGATGACGACAAGAGCAAGTCAATTCACAATATCTGCTCTCTGCTTGAGCTTAGCAGCCTGATTGATCTCGCTGGTCAAACAGAATCGAAGTCCATCGAACACCTTGCCTCCTAACCCAGCAGCAACGCTAAGTGCTTTCCCGATAGGCTGCctgcctttgcctttcccTTTTGTCGGATCCTTGACTAGCACCTTCGTTAATAGATCGAAATGCTTGGAAATCGCTTGATGGTCTCTCTTCGATTTGATATCGGACAATGCGGATTTCCCGATAGGTACCGGAGTAGATGGATCATCTCTCTTGCCTCGACCTTCTCCTGCCGAAGTTGGGTCTATCGATGGACGAGGAAGGCTGGTAGAGGGTGAATCTATAGGAGAAGCTATGTATTCCGGCGTATCATGAATTCTGGACGAGCGAGTACGAGAGGTCGAAGCTTGATTGACTAGTGCTGGATGAGGAAGCTTGGGAGTTCCATAATCGCTTGGAGTGGGGACAGAAGGATATGTCGAGGTGTGAGCTCGAGGGGTAGAAGTTTGCAGAATGTTAGAAGGACGGAAAGAAGGTGGTATAAAAGTGGTGTCGGCAATGATAGAAGGATCAGGCGCGCTTGAaggggaggaaggtggatCTTCTGGAATCTGTTCCATTGCTATTGTTGACACGTTACGTACATGTAAGTGTGGAATAGCGTCTGTCTGTTCCGGTCCTTCTACCGTAATGTTATCATCCAGACAATCCTGCTTCATCTCGGCTTGACTTCCTGTCTCCTTCCACctgatttccttcttcacctcttcatcgaaaAAATccgcttcttcctttccttctccgaGACTATCGAGCTCATTTTCTTCGTTCAACTCGGACCAGATATCCCGTCTAGCCCGTGGGAATATTATCGGTTCCGTCATTTTCAGGGCTGACTATCGGGCATGATGAGGATTCTCGCTGTGTGATGGTGTAGTGGAGAGTACATGTATTAAAGTAGTGAATTCAAACTTGCTCTTTCATCGAGCTTtaacatcatgatcattgaaTTGATGTAAACAATCGTGGCTCTCACGTGGCGATCGTCCCCTTCATACAGCAGTTCTCAATCTATAACCTGCAGAGATGCTATACATAGTGAGGGGATATGGGAATCGCTAGCATGCATGCAGTTATATGCATGGTCTGAACGGAAGATCTGTTAGTGATTCGAAATGATTACGTGCAGAGGCTTCTTAAACAAAGGGGTCCTTCGCTTTCTGGGAGTACAACTTAGTGGAGGTAAAGCCAAAAGGTGAGGttgacatcttcatcttttttAGCAATCAACTGTACTTTCATCTTGCCTAATCATTTCTATATGATCATGACCACTACCACTTGGACATGCTCCGAGCTTCTCCGAGGGGAATCATCTAAATCGTACGCCTTGATCGTAGTCAACCAACCAATACGTTCAGACCTATTGGAGAAAGCTTGGAAATCAGCCAAGATAAAATTATGTGCAGATGGAGGCGCAAATAGATTATACGACATTGATAGCGAAAAGAAGTAAGTTGTCGATCTAgaatcaaagctgatatctcttaGATACCTCCCCGATTTTGTCAAAGGCGACTTCGACTCGATACGAGACGACATACGAGATTACTATACCTCACGCGATGTCCGAGTGATCCAGGATAAAGATGAATACTCCACGGACCTGATGAAATGTATAGCAGAGGTACCTGAAGATTATGCACTAGTCCTCTTAGGAGGGCTATCAGGTCGAGTGGATCAGACGGTGCATACCATGTCCCTATTGCATAAGCTACATCGAGAGATATATGTACTAGATGGGGAATCGTTCGCATGGCTATTACGCGAGGTGAGTTCAACGAAGGAAGTAAAGGCTGATGTCCTACAGGGTCGACATGATATACAAATCGACCATGATACTATGGGACAGACGTGTGGGATATTACCAGTCGGTATAGACAGTGCCAGAGTGAAGACAAAAGGTCTGAAGTGGGATACAGGTAAGTCATGGTCCGAAAGAGCTCCGCTAACAAGAAGACTGGGAAACGTCGCTTAATGGTAACGTCTCAACTTCGAATCACCTTGTACCAGAGAACCCATTAGTGACAATAGAAACAGATAGACCTGTGATGTGGACATGTGAGATCCGATCTCCATTGTAGATGGAATGCTATGTATGCAAATTTGTTCTCACACAAACAGTCTGCATGCCCTCAACGACCCAACGGAATGAATAAACGAATGTAAGGTGTCGCTATACAGGTTATACAAAAATGTCCATCTACTCAgccttctcctccttgaCCTCCTCCTTGGCCTCGATGGCATCACCGTTGGCtttctcatcacctttgCCCCACTCAGCGAGGACTCGGAGAGCCTCATCGACCTTGTCTTGGAGAGCAGCAGGGGATTCGACCAAATGCAAGAGCTCGGCGTTGTCCATTTCGAGTAACATACCAGTGATCTTACCAGCAAGATCAGGTTGAGTCCTATGGGATGTATAATTAGCACTAATCCATCGCAGAATGCAATGTACCACTCACTCGAAGATCAAGGGGTACAGAGCTTCACCCAACATTTGCTTTTGCTCGGCAGGGTTAGCTCGAGACAAAGTTTGGGAATCCAGTCGAGGagcttgagattgagctTCTTGAGGTCTAGCTTGACCGTTGGATCGAGGGAGACCTTGAGGAGCACCGACAGGGCTGGGACCACCGGCACCTCGAGGACCGTTGGTAGAAGGAGCGGCAGGGATTCTAGCACCACCGGGTCGGACAGGGTATTGAGGAGGAACTCCACCGTAAGCACCACCCATTGGAGGAGGTCCACCGTAAGGAGCACCAGGCATAGGTTGACCACCGGGAGCGTATCGAGGTCTGGATTGCATGGCGTTTTGAGGACCACCGGGGTAACCCATCATAGGACCTCTCATAGGGGGCATACCAGGCATGGGTTGACCGTAACCTGGCATAGGAGGGTAACCGTAGACGGGTTGACCCATGTAACCTTGCATACCACCGAATCCACCGGGACCGTATTGCATTCGCATGTTGCTTCGTTGAGCGATTTGAGATTCGAGAGCTTGTCTTCGGACATCCTTTCGTTGGGCGAGAGCGACATAAAGAGGTTTGGTACCGATCATTTTACCGTTCATCTCGGAGACAGCCTTGGTGGCTTCCTCGGGAGCGGAGAAGCAGACGAAACCGAAGCCCTGCAGAGAAGTCAGCATCGTTCAGATGCAATGCAAAACAAGAGAAGGATCACCCACCCTTGAGACATCGTGGTCATCCTTCATGACCTTGCAAGAGGTGATGGTACCGAAAGAGTCGAATTCAGCTCGGAGTCggtcatcatcccattcatctgGGAGACGTCAGCTTCGTTAAGGGCATCTACCATATCTATGAACTCACCATCGAGGTTCTTGATGTAAAGGTTGACACCAGCAGACTTGGCCTCGTTctccattctcttctcctcgtgactcttcttcaactcgcTCTCTCTCTCGAGTTTGCTTTGAGCTCGTCCGGCGTAGAGTTTTCGTCCCTTGACATCTTTGTCGTTGAGCTCATCAACAGCTTGTCTAGCGGCTTCGTGAGATTCGAAGTTGACGAAACCGAAACCTTTGCTGGCACCGGACTCATCCTTGCTCAAAGCGACAGA
This window harbors:
- a CDS encoding polyadenylate-binding protein, cytoplasmic and nuclear — protein: MSTDATSPAPAAAKPAAPAASTPNAEAPAAAPAQQQPSASASLYVGELDSSVTEAMLFEIFNMIGPVASIRVCRDAVTRRSLGYAYVNYLNAADGERALEHLNYSLIKNRPCRIMWSQRDPALRKTGQGNIFIKNLDEGIDNKALHDTFAAFGDILSCKVGTDETGKSRGFAFVHYSTGEAADAAIKAVNGMLLNDKKVFVGHHVGKKERLSKVEEQRSQFTNVYIKNLDPEFTDAEFEELVKPFGATVSVALSKDESGASKGFGFVNFESHEAARQAVDELNDKDVKGRKLYAGRAQSKLERESELKKSHEEKRMENEAKSAGVNLYIKNLDDEWDDDRLRAEFDSFGTITSCKVMKDDHDVSRGFGFVCFSAPEEATKAVSEMNGKMIGTKPLYVALAQRKDVRRQALESQIAQRSNMRMQYGPGGFGGMQGYMGQPVYGYPPMPGYGQPMPGMPPMRGPMMGYPGGPQNAMQSRPRYAPGGQPMPGAPYGGPPPMGGAYGGVPPQYPVRPGGARIPAAPSTNGPRGAGGPSPVGAPQGLPRSNGQARPQEAQSQAPRLDSQTLSRANPAEQKQMLGEALYPLIFETQPDLAGKITGMLLEMDNAELLHLVESPAALQDKVDEALRVLAEWGKGDEKANGDAIEAKEEVKEEKAE